One window of the Lytechinus variegatus isolate NC3 chromosome 3, Lvar_3.0, whole genome shotgun sequence genome contains the following:
- the LOC121412021 gene encoding uncharacterized protein LOC121412021: MDEQNGDIDDSTYRKLKPSQKQPPRIYGLPKIHKADIPLRPIVSCVSSFAYNTSKYLADILAPLVGSNGHAVHNSASFVDFLRSETIQEHEVMVSFDVVSLFTNVPIDVACKVALSRLERDESLPERTQLSPAQVTELLSFVLQSTYFMFAGNFYEQQEGAAMGSPVSAVIANLFMEAFEERALSSCPPDCAPRVWKRYVDDTFIITHRSAADDLLSHMNSQQPSIRFTMEMECNERIAFLDTLVHRDTSGRLYTTVYRKPTHTDQYIAYDSHHPKSVKRGVVKCLYDRASRIVTKPHCTATEKQHITSALISNGYPRSFVNRVAKKKSAPSEQLAQFKSAIVIPFVDGIAHLLRRRLERHGIRVIFKSDSIRSQLVRPKDRPIPDRRDGVVYKIPCSTCDKVYIGETGRPVGERMKEHRRDVRLRRTDSSAVAEHAWDSDHLPNWDEVSCIANDKHWYTRRIKEAIQIRLHPSNINRDSGIEIPDEWLPTIRRHTASTVHSARRPHQRVPDTSADADWPAASANHSARCTPERAPSTSADPDWPAAPANHSAAHARVEPDNSSRRYITRAQQRLCSLPDEV; this comes from the exons atggatgaaCAG AATGGTGACATCGATGATTCTACCTACCGTAAGCTAAAACCGTCGCAGAAGCAACCGCCCAGGATCTATGGACTGCCTAAGATCCACAAAGCTGACATCCCGCTTCGTCCGATTGTGTCATGTGTGAGTTCGTTTGCTTACAACACGTCTAAGTATCTCGCTGATATTCTTGCTCCCTTAGTCGGTTCCAATGGGCATGCTGTCCATAACTCCGCGTCGTTTGTTGATTTCCTGCGCAGCGAAACCATACAGGAACATGAGGTCATGGTTTCATTTGATGTGGTATCATTGTTTACCAATGTACCCATTGACGTCGCATGCAAGGTCGCACTTAGCAGGCTCGAACGTGATGAGAGCCTACCCGAGCGCACACAGTTATCTCCGGCCCAGGTAACTGAGCTTTTGAGTTTTGTTTTGCAATCTACGTATTTCATGTTTGCCGGCAATTTCTACGAACAGCAAGAAGGGGCAGCCATGGGCAGCCCTGTTTCCGCGGTGATCGCTAACCTGTTCATGGAAGCTTTTGAGGAACGTGCGCTGAGTAGTTGCCCGCCCGACTGCGCCCCTAGAGTTTGGAAACGATACGTAGATGACACGTTTATCATCACGCATAGATCCGCCGCCGATGACCTTTTGAGCCACATGAATTCGCAGCAGCCCTCCATCCGTTTTACCATGGAGATGGAGTGCAACGAGCGCATTGCCTTTCTAGACACTTTGGTGCACCGTGACACCAGCGGCCGACTGTACACCACCGTATACAGGAAGCCCACACACACCGATCAGTACATTGCTTATGATTCGCATCACCCGAAGTCCGTTAAGCGCGGGGTAGTGAAGTGTCTTTACGACAGAGCTTCACGCATCGTTACTAAGCCCCATTGCACAGCTACAGAGAAGCAACACATCACCTCGGCTCTTATTTCTAACGGTTACCCGCGCTCTTTCGTTAACCGCGTCGCTAAGAAGAAGAGCGCCCCGTCCGAACAGCTTGCGCAATTTAAATCCGCTATAGTAATCCCGTTTGTTGATGGTATCGCGCATCTTCTCCGCCGGCGCTTGGAGAGGCATGGCATCCGAGTTATATTTAAGTCCGATAGCATCCGCAGCCAGCTGGTCCGTCCGAAAGACCGCCCGATCCCCGACAGACGCGATGGGGTTGTTTATAAGATCCCTTGCTCGACCTGCGACAAAGTCTACATCGGTGAGACTGGTAGACCTGTGGGGGAACGCATGAAGGAACATCGCCGTGATGTTCGGCTTAGGCGCACCGATAGCTCTGCTGTtgcagaacatgcttgggacTCCGATCATCTACCTAACTGGGATGAGGTCAGCTGCATCGCTAATGATAAGCATTGGTATACGCGGCGCATTAAGGAAGCGATCCAGATCCGTTTGCATCCGAGCAATATCAACAGGGACAGCGGCATTGAGATCCCTGATGAATGGTTACCTACCATCCGACGGCATACTGCATCCACGGTTCACAGCGCGCGGCGCCCGCACCAGCGGGTGCCTGACACCAGCGCGGACGCTGATTGGCCGGCTGCATCTGCCAATCACAGCGCGCGGTGCACGCCCGAGCGGGCACCAAGCACCAGCGCGGACCCTGATTGGCCAGCGGCTCCGGCCAATCACAGCGCGGCTCACGCCCGAGTGGAGCCAGACAATAGCTCCCGACGCTATATAACCCGTGCGCAGCAGCGTCTTtgctcattgcctgacgaagtctag